In a genomic window of Bradyrhizobium ontarionense:
- a CDS encoding DASS family sodium-coupled anion symporter produces MNFHSAAFLLEHSRREGGAVRPHINRRLLAALAPLAVGTVMALVPPPAGLPQYSWWYLSLFVTVIIGLITEPIPAAAIGFLGVTMAAVLGRFVLFSPAQLATTNTTSGAISWALSGFSNATVWLIFAAFVFSLGYEKTGLGKRLSLLLLSRLGGRTLTLGYAVMLADLILAPFMPSNTARSGGTIFPIIKNIPGFYQSLPNDPSSRRVGGFLMWTAIASTCVTSSMFVTALAPNVLAVELIRKTVHVDIAWMQWFLAFLPTGLVLLATTPLLAYRLYPPELKESPEVPTWARSELAAMGRLSGREITLLVLVLLALGLWIFATAIIDPTTVALLVVSLLVVTGTIGWSDVLEDKPAFNTLIWFGTLVPLASGLTQTGIIAWLAGLVGPALSTMTPLWGLVGLIVLFFLLHYLFASTTAHTTALLPLMLTVATGIPGIPPTTSALALALSLGIMGIITPYGTGPSPVYAGSGFLPGRDYWRLGAIFGAYFLIVFLLIGVPTLLYLT; encoded by the coding sequence ATGAACTTCCACTCGGCTGCTTTCCTGCTTGAACATTCGCGCCGGGAGGGCGGGGCCGTCAGGCCCCATATCAATCGCCGCCTGCTGGCTGCGCTCGCCCCGCTTGCGGTCGGAACCGTCATGGCACTGGTGCCGCCGCCTGCGGGCCTGCCGCAATACAGCTGGTGGTACCTGTCGCTGTTCGTCACTGTCATCATCGGCCTGATCACCGAGCCAATTCCCGCAGCAGCCATCGGCTTTCTCGGCGTCACGATGGCCGCGGTGCTCGGCCGCTTCGTGCTGTTCTCTCCGGCCCAGCTCGCCACGACGAACACGACCAGCGGCGCCATCAGCTGGGCGCTGTCCGGCTTCTCGAATGCAACCGTCTGGCTGATCTTCGCGGCCTTCGTGTTTTCGCTCGGCTATGAGAAGACGGGGCTGGGCAAGCGGCTGTCGCTGCTGCTGCTGTCGCGGCTGGGAGGCCGCACCTTGACACTCGGCTATGCGGTCATGCTGGCGGACCTGATCCTCGCGCCCTTCATGCCGTCGAACACCGCGCGCAGCGGCGGCACGATCTTCCCGATCATCAAGAACATTCCGGGCTTCTATCAGTCGCTGCCGAACGACCCGTCGTCGCGCCGCGTCGGCGGCTTCCTGATGTGGACGGCGATCGCCTCCACCTGCGTCACCTCCTCGATGTTCGTGACGGCGCTGGCGCCGAACGTGCTGGCAGTCGAGCTGATCCGCAAGACGGTCCACGTCGACATCGCCTGGATGCAATGGTTTCTCGCCTTCCTGCCGACCGGGCTGGTGCTGCTCGCCACCACGCCGCTGCTCGCCTACCGCCTCTATCCGCCGGAATTGAAGGAGAGCCCGGAGGTGCCGACCTGGGCGCGCAGCGAGCTGGCCGCGATGGGGCGTTTGTCGGGCCGCGAGATCACGCTGCTGGTGCTGGTCCTGCTGGCGCTCGGGCTGTGGATCTTCGCCACCGCGATCATCGACCCGACCACGGTGGCGCTGCTGGTCGTGAGCCTGCTGGTGGTCACCGGCACGATCGGGTGGAGCGACGTGCTGGAGGACAAGCCGGCGTTCAACACGCTGATCTGGTTCGGGACCCTGGTCCCGCTTGCCAGCGGCCTCACGCAGACCGGCATCATCGCGTGGCTGGCCGGGCTCGTGGGCCCGGCGCTGTCGACGATGACCCCGCTCTGGGGATTGGTCGGCCTGATCGTGCTGTTCTTTCTGCTCCACTATCTGTTTGCCTCGACCACCGCGCACACCACGGCGCTGCTGCCGCTGATGCTGACGGTCGCAACCGGGATTCCCGGCATCCCGCCGACGACATCGGCCCTGGCGCTGGCGCTCAGCCTCGGCATCATGGGCATCATCACGCCCTACGGCACGGGCCCGAGCCCGGTCTATGCCGGCAGTGGCTTTCTGCCCGGGCGCGACTATTGGCGGCTCGGAGCGATCTTCGGCGCCTATTTCCTCATCGTGTTCCTGCTGATCGGCGTGCCGACGCTGCTGTATCTGACCTGA
- the frdA gene encoding fumarate reductase (quinol) flavoprotein subunit codes for MDFFNADILVLGAGGAGLRAAIAAAQSAPDMTVALVSKVYPMRSHTVAAEGGSAGVVRADDSLDNHFNDTVEGGDWLCEQDVVDYFVGHCTREMIQLEHWGCPWSRQPDGHVNVRKFGGMKVERTWFAADRSGFHILHTLFQTSTKFPQIRRFDEYFCVDLIVDDGRVQGAVVLSPATGEFTAIRARAVVMATGGAGRVFRQNTNGGIVTGDGMALAFRHGVPLRDMEFVQYHPTCLPGTGILITEGCRGEGALLVNKDNYRYLQDYGLGPVTPEPRNKFMELGPRDRLSQAFWQEERKGRTVTTPQGEAVLLDLRHLGAAKLKERLPLICELAKSFAGVDPVTAAIPVRPAVHYTMGGILVDIDTASPLAGLYAAGECSSVGIHGANRLGSNSLAELTVFGRVAGEQAAAFAKAAPAADARSADQARAIEAKALALLQQNGDGERHAALRTEMAVSMERGCGIYRLGPEMQQTCETIAQLKQRYQHVALEDRSRVWNTDWIGAIELGYQLDVAEAMAHAALARKESRGAHQRLDGFDKRDDANYLSHSLAHYQEGAAPRITAQPVKITRSPPGQRAYGALGEQLEAARKDATHA; via the coding sequence ATGGATTTCTTCAACGCCGACATCCTGGTGCTGGGCGCCGGCGGCGCCGGATTGCGGGCCGCCATCGCGGCGGCGCAATCCGCGCCGGACATGACCGTCGCGCTGGTCTCGAAAGTCTATCCGATGCGCAGCCATACGGTCGCCGCGGAGGGCGGCTCGGCGGGCGTGGTGCGCGCCGATGACAGTCTCGACAACCACTTCAACGACACGGTGGAGGGCGGCGACTGGCTGTGCGAGCAGGACGTCGTCGACTATTTCGTCGGCCACTGCACCCGGGAGATGATCCAGCTCGAACACTGGGGCTGCCCGTGGAGCCGCCAGCCGGACGGCCACGTCAACGTCCGCAAGTTCGGCGGCATGAAGGTCGAACGGACCTGGTTCGCGGCCGATCGCTCCGGCTTTCACATCCTACACACCCTGTTCCAGACCTCGACCAAGTTTCCGCAGATCCGTCGCTTCGACGAATATTTCTGCGTCGATCTGATCGTCGATGACGGCCGGGTGCAGGGCGCGGTGGTGCTGTCGCCGGCGACCGGCGAGTTCACCGCGATCCGCGCCCGCGCGGTGGTGATGGCGACGGGCGGGGCAGGGCGGGTGTTCCGCCAGAACACCAATGGCGGCATCGTCACCGGCGACGGCATGGCGCTGGCCTTCCGCCACGGCGTGCCGCTGCGCGACATGGAGTTCGTGCAGTATCATCCGACCTGCCTGCCCGGCACCGGCATCCTGATCACCGAGGGATGCCGCGGCGAAGGCGCGCTGCTCGTCAACAAGGACAACTACCGCTACCTCCAGGACTATGGCCTCGGTCCCGTCACCCCGGAGCCGCGCAACAAGTTCATGGAGCTTGGCCCGCGCGACCGGCTGAGCCAGGCGTTCTGGCAGGAGGAGCGCAAGGGCCGCACCGTGACCACGCCGCAGGGCGAGGCCGTGCTGCTCGATCTGCGCCATCTCGGCGCGGCCAAGCTGAAGGAGCGGCTGCCGCTGATCTGCGAGCTCGCCAAGAGCTTTGCCGGCGTCGATCCGGTGACGGCGGCGATCCCTGTGCGCCCGGCGGTGCACTACACGATGGGTGGCATCCTGGTCGACATCGACACGGCCTCGCCCCTGGCCGGCCTCTATGCCGCGGGCGAATGCTCCAGCGTCGGCATCCACGGCGCCAACCGTCTCGGATCGAATTCGCTGGCCGAGCTCACGGTGTTCGGCCGCGTCGCCGGCGAGCAGGCGGCCGCATTCGCCAAGGCGGCGCCGGCGGCGGACGCCCGAAGCGCCGATCAGGCGCGCGCGATCGAGGCCAAGGCGCTGGCGCTGTTGCAGCAGAACGGCGACGGCGAGCGTCACGCGGCGCTGCGCACGGAAATGGCCGTGAGCATGGAGCGCGGCTGCGGCATCTACCGGCTCGGCCCGGAGATGCAGCAGACGTGCGAAACGATCGCGCAACTGAAGCAGCGCTATCAGCATGTCGCGCTGGAGGATCGGTCGCGGGTCTGGAACACCGATTGGATCGGGGCGATCGAGCTCGGCTATCAGCTCGATGTCGCCGAGGCGATGGCGCATGCGGCGCTGGCCCGCAAGGAGTCGCGCGGCGCCCACCAGCGGCTCGACGGCTTCGACAAGCGCGACGATGCGAATTACCTCAGCCACAGCCTGGCGCATTATCAGGAGGGCGCCGCGCCGCGCATCACCGCCCAGCCGGTCAAGATCACGCGCTCGCCGCCCGGACAGCGCGCCTATGGCGCGCTCGGCGAGCAACTCGAAGCAGCTCGCAAAGATGCAACCCATGCCTGA
- a CDS encoding succinate dehydrogenase/fumarate reductase iron-sulfur subunit → MPDTTAKTTIELRILRYCPSTDTEPAFGSFQVPYSDDMSVLQALQEIKATLDGSLAFRWSCRMAVCGSCGMMINGEPKLACNTFLRDLAPGPVTVEPLQNFPIERDLVVTVGDFVKKIESIYPYVMPKVPKTVEEGTYLQTPSQMEAYASFADCINCMLCYAACPQYGANPDFIGPGAMALLQRYSSDSRDGGQQARLDQIRGEDGVWSCTAVGICSEVCPKQVDPANAVNQNKSNSALDFFLSGLRKESVT, encoded by the coding sequence ATGCCTGATACGACAGCGAAGACGACGATCGAACTGCGCATCCTGCGCTATTGTCCGTCCACGGACACCGAGCCGGCCTTCGGATCCTTCCAGGTGCCCTACAGCGACGACATGTCGGTGCTGCAGGCGCTGCAGGAAATCAAGGCGACGCTCGACGGCAGCCTGGCGTTTCGCTGGTCCTGCCGCATGGCGGTGTGCGGCAGCTGCGGCATGATGATCAACGGCGAGCCGAAGCTCGCCTGCAACACCTTCCTGCGTGACCTCGCGCCCGGTCCCGTTACGGTCGAGCCGTTGCAGAATTTTCCGATCGAACGCGACCTCGTCGTCACCGTCGGCGATTTCGTCAAGAAGATCGAGAGCATCTATCCCTACGTGATGCCGAAGGTGCCGAAGACGGTGGAGGAAGGGACGTATCTGCAGACGCCTTCGCAGATGGAAGCCTATGCGTCCTTCGCCGACTGCATCAACTGCATGCTGTGCTATGCGGCCTGTCCGCAATACGGCGCCAATCCCGACTTCATCGGACCGGGCGCGATGGCGCTGCTGCAGCGTTATTCGAGCGATTCCCGCGACGGCGGCCAGCAGGCCCGGCTCGATCAGATCCGCGGCGAGGACGGCGTGTGGTCCTGCACCGCCGTCGGCATCTGCTCCGAAGTCTGCCCGAAGCAGGTCGATCCGGCCAACGCAGTGAACCAGAACAAGAGCAATAGCGCGCTCGACTTCTTCCTGAGCGGCCTGCGCAAGGAAAGCGTGACATGA
- a CDS encoding fumarate reductase subunit C, which produces MSERRPYLRPQPRTWWAHPPYRAYTIRELCGVALAVYGAILLAGLVCLARGPAAFESYRAFLASPLSLALHLLLLAAALWHMVTWFRILPKTMPKLVWHGKLVPQALMTQAATLLAVGCSVALLALVVVVGAWS; this is translated from the coding sequence ATGAGCGAACGTCGTCCCTATCTGCGGCCGCAGCCGCGCACCTGGTGGGCGCATCCGCCATATCGCGCCTACACCATCCGCGAATTGTGCGGCGTCGCGCTCGCCGTCTACGGCGCGATCCTGCTCGCCGGGCTGGTCTGCCTCGCGCGCGGCCCGGCAGCGTTCGAGAGCTACCGCGCGTTCCTGGCAAGCCCGCTGTCGCTCGCACTCCATCTGCTGCTGCTGGCGGCTGCGCTCTGGCACATGGTGACCTGGTTTCGGATCCTGCCGAAGACGATGCCCAAGCTCGTCTGGCACGGGAAGCTGGTGCCGCAGGCACTGATGACGCAAGCGGCGACGTTGCTTGCGGTGGGCTGTTCGGTCGCGCTCCTGGCGCTGGTCGTCGTGGTGGGAGCATGGTCATGA
- the frdD gene encoding fumarate reductase subunit FrdD codes for MSVPKDSPLPKRTIAPLFWLLFGAGGMLSALFGPALILITGIMIPHGWGVPERLGSYDTVLAFARNPLGKLVLLALIALLFWHAAERLFLTLHDMRVGTVTVLRWLTYGVAFVLTIVTAVVLLMVGF; via the coding sequence ATGAGCGTGCCGAAGGATTCGCCGCTGCCGAAGCGGACCATCGCGCCGCTGTTCTGGCTCCTGTTCGGCGCCGGCGGCATGCTGTCGGCCTTGTTCGGCCCGGCGCTCATCCTCATCACCGGGATCATGATCCCGCACGGCTGGGGCGTGCCGGAGCGCCTCGGCAGCTACGACACGGTGCTTGCCTTTGCGCGCAATCCGCTCGGCAAGCTGGTGCTGCTGGCGCTGATCGCGCTGCTGTTCTGGCATGCGGCCGAGCGGCTGTTTCTCACCCTGCACGACATGCGGGTGGGGACGGTGACGGTGCTGCGCTGGCTGACCTACGGCGTTGCCTTTGTTCTGACGATCGTCACGGCGGTCGTCCTGCTCATGGTCGGCTTCTGA
- the rquA gene encoding rhodoquinone biosynthesis methyltransferase RquA: protein MTSDALRVPSYLRDVYGWAYLTPSLARWLDRQVVVQTILWGNAQRLIGDVLAEVKPGDRVFQPAAVYGDFSRQVAAKVGTDGKLDVRDIAPLQVDLTRRKLADLPQAHVACGDAADPHAQQADVVACFFLLHEVPDDLKVRITRAMLAQVAPGGRAVFVDYHRPGRFHPLKPLMRRIFDWLEPFAQRMWQSEIRDIAGPAATGFRWRKRTRFGGLYQIVVAERA from the coding sequence ATGACTTCGGACGCCCTGCGTGTCCCTTCCTATCTGCGGGACGTGTACGGCTGGGCCTATCTGACGCCATCGCTCGCGCGCTGGCTCGACCGGCAGGTCGTGGTGCAGACCATCCTCTGGGGCAATGCACAGCGCCTGATCGGCGACGTGCTCGCCGAGGTGAAGCCGGGTGACCGCGTGTTCCAGCCGGCCGCGGTGTATGGCGATTTCTCGCGCCAGGTCGCCGCCAAGGTCGGGACCGACGGCAAGCTCGATGTGCGCGACATCGCACCGCTGCAGGTCGATCTGACGCGGCGCAAGCTCGCTGATTTGCCGCAGGCCCATGTGGCGTGCGGCGACGCCGCCGATCCGCACGCGCAGCAGGCCGACGTCGTCGCCTGCTTCTTCCTGCTGCACGAGGTGCCCGACGATCTCAAGGTCCGGATCACGCGCGCGATGCTGGCGCAGGTCGCGCCCGGTGGGCGGGCCGTGTTCGTGGACTATCATCGTCCCGGCCGGTTCCACCCGCTGAAGCCGCTGATGCGCCGGATCTTCGACTGGCTGGAGCCGTTTGCCCAGCGCATGTGGCAGAGCGAGATCCGCGATATCGCAGGACCCGCGGCCACCGGCTTCCGCTGGCGCAAGCGGACGCGGTTCGGCGGTCTCTATCAGATCGTCGTTGCCGAGCGCGCCTGA
- a CDS encoding Flp family type IVb pilin, which yields MKELLLKFYEDESGATAIEYGLICAGIALAIITILNKLGLTIEGIFTTLTAKLGGG from the coding sequence ATGAAAGAATTACTTCTCAAATTTTATGAAGATGAATCGGGCGCGACGGCCATCGAATACGGCCTGATCTGCGCCGGCATCGCGCTCGCCATCATCACGATCCTCAACAAGCTCGGTCTCACCATCGAGGGCATCTTCACGACGCTCACCGCCAAGCTGGGCGGCGGCTGA
- a CDS encoding alpha/beta fold hydrolase, with amino-acid sequence MLVKGSTAIAGLSIGYAEAGPADGPVVILLHGWPYDIHSFADVAPALAAAGHRVIIPHLRGYGSTRLLSPTASRSGQPVAVAADIVALMDALQIRSAALAGYDWGARTANIIAALWPERCKAMVSVSGYLIGSQQAGRKPLPPAAELQWWYQFYFATERGRDGYDKNRRDFAKLIWQTASPRWAFDDATFARSAAALDNPDHVDIVVHNYRWRLGLAAGETKYDALEAKLATFPEITVPTITMEGDANGAPHPAPEAYANKFTGRYEHRLITGGIGHNLPQEAPQAFAQAVIDVMAGA; translated from the coding sequence ATGTTGGTGAAGGGCAGCACCGCGATCGCGGGGCTCAGCATCGGCTATGCCGAGGCCGGCCCCGCCGATGGCCCGGTCGTGATTCTGCTGCATGGCTGGCCCTACGACATCCACAGCTTCGCCGACGTCGCGCCCGCGCTGGCCGCGGCGGGCCATCGCGTCATCATTCCTCATCTGCGCGGCTACGGCTCGACGCGGCTGCTGTCGCCGACCGCCTCGCGCAGCGGCCAGCCGGTCGCGGTCGCCGCCGACATCGTCGCACTGATGGACGCGCTGCAGATCAGGAGCGCTGCGCTGGCCGGCTATGATTGGGGCGCGCGCACCGCCAACATCATCGCCGCGCTGTGGCCGGAGCGCTGCAAGGCGATGGTGTCGGTCAGCGGTTATCTGATCGGCAGTCAGCAGGCCGGCCGCAAGCCGCTGCCGCCGGCGGCCGAGCTGCAATGGTGGTATCAGTTCTACTTCGCGACCGAGCGCGGCCGCGACGGCTACGACAAGAACCGGCGCGACTTCGCGAAGCTGATCTGGCAGACGGCCTCGCCGAGATGGGCGTTCGACGACGCGACCTTCGCCCGGAGTGCTGCGGCCCTCGACAATCCCGACCACGTCGACATCGTCGTGCACAATTATCGCTGGCGGCTCGGCCTCGCGGCAGGCGAGACGAAGTATGATGCGCTGGAGGCGAAGCTCGCGACCTTCCCTGAGATCACGGTGCCGACGATCACGATGGAAGGCGATGCCAATGGCGCGCCGCATCCGGCACCGGAGGCCTATGCGAACAAGTTCACAGGCCGCTACGAGCACCGGCTGATCACCGGCGGCATCGGCCACAACCTGCCGCAGGAGGCGCCGCAGGCCTTTGCCCAGGCGGTGATCGACGTGATGGCGGGCGCGTAG
- a CDS encoding GNAT family N-acetyltransferase has translation MPTPQLHTARLILRPLALTDAPAIQHHFNNWNIIRNLAAIVPWPYPDDGAETFIRLQLDRIASGEEIYQWVLVPRHGDGEAIGNIHFRPRADSSKGNRGFWLAEPYWNRGLMSEAIAAVNDFAFGPLGLDHFYVCNVASNAASRRVKQKTGAEFVGFIELAHHNGETRSEKWIVRRETWLQRRQPARAPA, from the coding sequence ATGCCCACGCCCCAGCTGCATACCGCGCGATTGATCCTGCGGCCGCTGGCGCTCACCGACGCGCCAGCGATCCAGCACCATTTCAACAACTGGAACATCATTCGCAACCTCGCGGCCATCGTGCCGTGGCCCTACCCCGACGACGGCGCCGAGACGTTCATCAGGCTGCAGCTCGACAGGATCGCAAGCGGCGAGGAGATCTATCAGTGGGTGCTCGTGCCGCGCCACGGCGACGGCGAGGCGATCGGCAACATCCACTTCCGTCCGCGCGCGGACTCGTCCAAGGGCAATCGCGGCTTCTGGCTGGCCGAGCCGTACTGGAACCGTGGGCTGATGAGCGAGGCCATCGCCGCGGTGAACGACTTCGCCTTCGGCCCGCTCGGCCTCGATCACTTCTACGTCTGCAACGTCGCGAGCAATGCCGCCTCGCGCCGGGTCAAGCAGAAGACCGGCGCCGAGTTCGTAGGCTTCATCGAGCTGGCGCACCACAACGGCGAGACCAGGTCCGAGAAATGGATCGTGCGGCGGGAGACGTGGCTGCAACGCCGACAACCGGCACGCGCTCCCGCCTGA
- a CDS encoding Hsp70 family protein: MAAAAHCGIDFGTSNTTVGLSDHASAELIPLEGEHRTLPSAMFFDFEDHGVQFGRSAIDRYLTGHDGRFMRALKSILGTALIHEKTYIRQKAVPFAGILGFFFAHLKTQIETRLGHEVNQVVLGRPVRFVDKDDKADAEAQSALEGIARDQGFKHIAFQYEPIAAALDYEQQVTREELVLIVDIGGGTSDFSIVRVSPERRGKTRRDDDILANGGIHIGGTDFDRLLSLRCVMPHLGYGSLTADGKRNLPTLYYHELATWHRINQLYKKAVMGELRQIRYEAERRDLVDRFIKVVEDHRGHTLAIGVEQAKIALTAAKSVTPVLSEKDDWARIRFTRKDFDRAIADQVERIVRTVGTLLDDAGVEAAAINTIFLTGGSSMVPALRQAILALFPDARVAETDLLGSVGIGLALDARRKFG; the protein is encoded by the coding sequence ATGGCGGCAGCGGCCCATTGTGGCATCGACTTCGGCACTTCGAACACCACCGTCGGCCTCAGCGACCATGCCTCTGCAGAGCTCATCCCGCTGGAGGGCGAGCATCGCACGCTGCCGAGCGCGATGTTCTTCGATTTCGAGGATCACGGCGTGCAGTTCGGGCGCAGCGCCATCGACCGCTATCTGACCGGCCATGACGGCCGCTTCATGCGCGCGCTGAAGAGCATTCTCGGCACCGCGCTGATCCACGAGAAGACCTACATAAGGCAGAAGGCGGTGCCGTTCGCCGGCATCCTCGGCTTCTTCTTCGCGCATCTGAAGACGCAGATCGAGACGCGGCTCGGCCACGAGGTCAACCAAGTCGTGCTCGGCCGCCCCGTGCGCTTCGTCGACAAGGACGACAAGGCCGATGCGGAGGCGCAAAGCGCGCTGGAGGGAATCGCGCGCGACCAGGGCTTCAAGCACATCGCGTTCCAGTACGAGCCGATCGCCGCCGCGCTCGACTACGAGCAGCAGGTCACACGCGAGGAGCTGGTGCTGATCGTCGACATCGGCGGCGGCACCTCCGACTTCTCGATCGTGCGCGTCTCGCCCGAGCGGCGCGGCAAGACCCGGCGCGACGACGACATCCTCGCCAATGGCGGCATCCATATCGGCGGCACCGATTTCGACCGGCTGCTGAGCCTGCGATGCGTGATGCCGCATCTCGGCTATGGCAGCTTGACCGCGGACGGCAAGCGCAACCTGCCCACGCTGTACTATCATGAGCTCGCCACCTGGCATCGCATCAACCAGCTCTACAAGAAGGCGGTGATGGGCGAGCTGCGTCAGATCCGCTACGAGGCCGAGCGGCGCGATCTGGTCGATCGTTTCATCAAAGTCGTGGAGGACCATCGCGGCCATACGCTGGCGATCGGCGTCGAGCAGGCCAAGATCGCGCTGACTGCGGCGAAGTCGGTCACACCGGTGCTCTCGGAGAAGGACGACTGGGCCCGCATCCGCTTCACGCGCAAGGATTTCGACCGCGCCATCGCCGACCAGGTGGAGCGCATCGTGCGCACGGTCGGAACGCTGCTCGACGATGCCGGTGTCGAGGCCGCCGCCATCAACACGATCTTCCTGACAGGCGGCTCCAGCATGGTACCGGCGCTGCGGCAGGCGATCCTTGCGCTGTTTCCGGACGCGCGCGTCGCCGAGACCGATCTGCTCGGAAGCGTCGGCATCGGGCTCGCGCTCGATGCCCGCCGCAAGTTCGGCTGA
- the prfH gene encoding peptide chain release factor H encodes MRRLLLTAGRGPAECRIAVAHALARIADEADAADCDCAIARDQNDRHGPASAIIVLDGPAAVDIARRWTQGSLLWVCRSPLRPHHGRKNWFVGVVDLPLPQQVPALAAADVRFESFRAGGPGGQHQNKTESAVRAVHVPTGLAAIARDGRSQHRNKALALARLGALLDGRARLADAGEARLIHDAHDSIERGAAGLRFEGPEFRPA; translated from the coding sequence ATGAGACGCCTGCTCCTCACGGCGGGGCGCGGTCCCGCCGAATGCCGGATCGCGGTGGCACATGCGCTGGCGCGGATCGCTGATGAAGCCGACGCCGCGGATTGCGATTGCGCGATCGCGCGAGACCAGAACGATCGGCACGGGCCGGCCAGCGCGATCATCGTGCTCGACGGCCCCGCGGCGGTTGATATCGCGCGGCGCTGGACGCAGGGCTCGTTGCTGTGGGTATGCCGTAGCCCGTTGCGGCCGCATCACGGCCGCAAGAACTGGTTCGTCGGTGTCGTCGATCTGCCGCTGCCGCAACAGGTGCCGGCATTGGCGGCTGCCGACGTCAGGTTCGAAAGCTTCCGCGCCGGCGGTCCCGGCGGCCAGCACCAGAACAAGACCGAGAGCGCGGTGCGCGCCGTCCACGTGCCGACCGGCCTCGCCGCGATCGCGCGCGACGGCCGCTCGCAGCATCGCAACAAGGCGCTGGCGCTCGCCCGTCTCGGGGCGCTGCTGGACGGACGCGCGCGCCTCGCGGACGCCGGCGAGGCGCGTCTGATCCATGACGCGCATGACAGCATCGAACGTGGCGCCGCCGGCCTGCGTTTCGAGGGACCAGAGTTCAGGCCGGCATGA
- a CDS encoding RNA ligase RtcB family protein, with translation MGNSHRVDGRAPVHGFYASSSWIEGAAVRQLEAVAAISGVCAVAGMPDLHPGKFGPVGCAILADHIHPAFVGSDAGCGMALFALDIASRRLRIDKAADRLRDVAKPYDGDIAGELAMHGLAPSDFDAALGTIGGGNHFCELQAVEEVFDPNCGIDRDRAYLLVHSGSRGLGHQLLERQVADGLRPLATDSAAGQAYLQAHDHALRWASRNRQVIAQRAAAALRCEADPVCECSHNCVVHRADGVLHRKGAAPSDQGLVVVPGSRGALSYLVAPLATAPKEALWSIAHGAGRKFDRSSMMGRVGATRSDRERLARNPFGGSVICEDRALLVEEAPEAYKPIAGVIGDLEAFGLARVVASFRPLVTVKKIANERPRREDRR, from the coding sequence ATGGGCAATTCCCATCGCGTGGACGGCCGTGCGCCGGTCCACGGCTTCTACGCGTCCAGCTCCTGGATCGAGGGCGCCGCCGTGCGCCAGCTCGAAGCGGTGGCTGCTATCTCCGGCGTGTGCGCGGTCGCAGGCATGCCGGATCTGCATCCCGGCAAGTTCGGTCCCGTCGGCTGCGCCATCCTCGCCGATCACATCCACCCGGCCTTCGTCGGCTCCGACGCCGGCTGCGGCATGGCGCTGTTCGCGTTGGACATCGCGAGCCGCCGCCTGCGCATCGACAAGGCCGCCGACCGGCTGCGTGACGTCGCCAAACCCTATGACGGCGACATCGCCGGTGAGCTCGCGATGCATGGGCTCGCGCCGTCCGATTTCGATGCCGCGCTCGGCACGATCGGCGGCGGCAATCACTTCTGCGAGCTGCAGGCGGTCGAGGAGGTGTTCGATCCGAACTGCGGCATCGATCGCGACCGCGCCTATCTGCTGGTGCATTCGGGCTCGCGCGGCCTCGGCCATCAGCTGCTCGAACGGCAAGTCGCGGACGGCCTGCGGCCGCTCGCGACCGACAGCGCGGCTGGGCAAGCCTATCTGCAAGCGCATGATCATGCGCTGCGCTGGGCCTCGCGGAATCGGCAAGTGATCGCACAGCGCGCCGCGGCGGCGCTGCGCTGCGAGGCCGATCCGGTGTGCGAATGCTCGCACAACTGCGTCGTGCATCGCGCCGACGGCGTGCTGCACCGGAAGGGCGCGGCGCCGTCGGACCAGGGTCTCGTCGTCGTGCCGGGCTCGCGCGGCGCGCTGTCCTATCTCGTCGCGCCGCTCGCCACGGCGCCGAAGGAGGCGCTGTGGTCGATCGCGCACGGCGCCGGCCGCAAGTTCGATCGGAGCTCGATGATGGGCCGCGTCGGCGCCACCAGATCGGATCGCGAGCGGCTGGCGCGCAATCCGTTCGGCGGCAGCGTCATCTGCGAGGATCGCGCGCTGCTCGTCGAGGAGGCACCTGAAGCCTACAAGCCGATCGCCGGCGTGATCGGCGATCTCGAAGCGTTCGGGCTCGCGCGCGTCGTTGCCAGCTTCCGCCCGCTGGTCACGGTGAAGAAGATCGCCAATGAGCGGCCGCGCAGGGAGGACCGGCGATGA